The Pseudodesulfovibrio sediminis genome includes the window GACCTCGGCAACAAACCGTTCGTCCGGGACCAGAATGTGAAATTTCTTGGCTTCGAACCAGGGGCGGTAGTCGGTCTGTCCCAGACAGGCGAGGACCATCTCGGGCCGGGGTTCCATGAGCATGACCTTGTGCGTGTCCGGGGTGTTGGACAGCAGGTGATTGACGCCGTAGCCGAGGTTTGCGCCGACAATGAAGGTGGCCGAGGTCTTGGCTTTTTCTTCGTGCAGCCAGTTGGCATACAGCCCCTCGGGCGGCAGGGATTCAAGCATGCCCTTGCCGGTCTCCATGCGCCAGTCAAGGATGCCGAAGTTGTTGACGAAGAGGTTCTCCATCAGTTTTTCTTCTTGGAAATCACGTTCGGAGAGCCACTGAAAAATTGGGTTTCCAGTGCGTTGCAGGTACTCGATGTTGTCTTTCAAAAACGGGTATGGGGTCATGGTGGTCCTCGTAGTGCTCAAAAAATGGACGGTCCTGCGAAAGAATTGCATGTTGTATGCCAGTTGCGCACAAATCTGTTTTGCCATACGGTGCGATCACAATCAAATAACTCTCATTCCTGCTATCATGGTGAAATAATGAATAAAGATTTGCTCGCGCTTATCGGCAACACGCCGCTGGTGGAGATCAGGCACATGAATCCGAACCCGAACGTCACGATTCTGGCGAAGATCGAGTGCCAGAATCCCGGCGGTTCCATCAAGGATCGTGTGGCCGCCGCCATGATTCAGGCTGCCGAAGACTCGGGCGAACTGACCAAAGACAAAATCATTATTGAGGCCACATCCGGCAATACCGGCGTGGGACTGGCCATGGTCGCCGCCATCAAGGGCTACCGCATCAAGCTGCTCATGCCGGAGACGGCATCCGAAGAGCGCAAGATGATCATGGCCGCATACGGTGCCGAGCTGGAGCTGACCCCCGGCCATTTGTCCACGGACGGAGCCATCGAGCAGGCCTACCGCTATGCCCGCGAAGAGCCGGGCACATATGTCCTCATGGATCAGTTTAACAATCCTGCTTCCATCGACGCCCATTATAATGGAACCGGCCTCGAAATCTGGAATCAGACCAATGGCTCCGTGACCCACTGCGTCATGACGCTGGGCACCTCGGGCACGGCCATGGGCATTGCCAAGCGGCTGCATGAAATGGGCGATGTGCATGTGGCGGCCGTGGAGCCATACGCGGGTCACAAGATTCAGGGTCTCAAGAATATGCTTGAATCCTATCCTCCCGGTATTTATGACAAGAATAATCTCGATGAGATTCTGCATATCGATGACGACGCCGCTTTCGAGAATTGCCGCAGGCTGGCCCGTGAAGAGGGTATCTTTGCCGGGATGAGTTCCGGCGCGGCCATTGGTGGAGCACTGCAACTGGCCGAGCGGCTGGATTCCGGCCTGATTGTTACCGTGTTCCCGGATTCGGGCGAGCGGTATCTGTCCACCCATTTGTACCGGCCGCAGCCAGGGTCGGGCATGACTATTTTTGACATGGCCTCCAATCAGGACAAAATGCTCAGCACCGGGGCCGGATTCGGGCTCTACTGCATGGGGCCGAACCTGGATAATCTGGACGGTCTTGATTCATGGCGGCGCGTGGTGCTGCTCGATGTCCTGACCCGTCATCTGGCGTCACGCGGCACCGCTCTCGATGCTGCCGTGGGGCTGACCGACATGGACGACCGCACTTTGGCTGCAGCCCGCGAGGGCAATGTCAGCCGCGAGGCCTTTGCGGAAGAAATGCGTGACAACGTGCTGCAACGCGCCAGGGAGATGGGCATTGCGGACACGATTGCGTTTCCACTTTCCTCGGCCAGCAACGAGGGCTCGCTGGAGCTGTGCCGTAAGCTTATGGGCAAAGGGCTGGCCTATGAAAAACTCCGGAGCGTCTATTTCGACGTGTTCCGCGACAAGCGATACGGCGAGATCGGTACCGTGGACATGGACAAGGTCTCCGGTGGCCGTACCGTGGACCTCAACGCCTATGTCAAAGACAACCCGCTTGATTTCACTCTGTTGAAACGGGCCACGCTCCTTGATCTGAAACGGGGCGAGGTGCTGGAAACCCAGTGGGGCAACGTGCGCCCGAGCTGGTTTCTGCAACATGCGGCCACGGCGCTCGATGCCCTGCCGCGCATTGATGTGATGATCGGTTCGGACAAGCACCGCTTCCCGCATTTGGAAAATCTCCGCGCCATCTGGAGCACGGCCGGCCGCGAACTTCAGGTCTGGATGGTGGCCCAACAGGCCACGGACACGGAAGAGGGCAACCTGACCACCGTGGCCGAAAGCCTCGGCGGCTACCGCGCCGCGCGTCTCTGGCTCCTGTCCGTTGCCAGCCGCAAACCGTTGTGCGCCTCTGCCGAAACCCTGTCCATGTGGGCCAGAAACTGGCGCAAGGTACAGGAAGGCGCGGCCACTCTGACTCTCGCTCTGGACGCCAAGGGCGATATCATTTCTCCTGACGTGGAGCAGGCTGTCTTCGACCTCAAGGCAGGCTTCAAAACCGCCATGGACGACGGCCTCAAATTCCACCATTTCTGGCCGGTCCTCTTCAGATTTACCAAACAAGTCAACGGCTGGGCCGCAGACGGCTCCCTCACCGGAGCCGCCGCCAAATCCTGCCATGAAGAACTGACGGCCATAGACACGGTCCTCGGTATCCTCGACCCAACCCAGATGCCCATCCCCCTGAGCGACCTCCCAGACGAAGTCCAAGGCATGGTCGCCGACCGCCAAAAGGCTCGGGAAGCAAAAGACTTCGCCATGTCGGACGAGCTGCGGGACCAAATAGCCGAAGCCGGATTCAGAGTAGAAGACACCGGTGGAGTACCAAGAGTATTTAATGCGTAGATTGAATTGAGATATTGAAAGCAAAAGGCCGCCCGTGAGGGCGGCCTTTCTGTTTAGTAGAGGAGGATTTTATTCATAGAAGCTTGGAATAACTCGAAGCCGATCAGCATAATTATAAATATCGTTGAGACTTTGAAGAGGGACTCTTTCTTCATTTTTATTTTTGTCGGTAATAATCCCAAGGTAGTATTGAGATGTATTGAAATGAAGACGACATAAGGGTTTCCGGTTGTTGTCGTCCAAAAGGATACCACAGTAGCTAAGTGTATCCCTCATAATAACTCGTTCAGGGTCGACAATTTTTCTCATTATTGCTTTTATAATAAAATAACCATCACGTTCGTCATCCGTCGTTTTAATTTTGGGTTTATTGTCTGCGCTAATATCTACTGTTTTTTCTATCTCATCAGTTGGTTCTTCAATCATTGCATTTTTTAAACGGTCGTTAATTGCATCATTGATATAGAGCTTCATCGCTTTTCTGACGAGTTCTGCAAACTTCTCTTTAACTGCTGGCATAAGTTTCCCAGAGTATACTTGGGAAGCAAAATGTCGAATAAATTCAT containing:
- a CDS encoding cysteine synthase, with the translated sequence MNKDLLALIGNTPLVEIRHMNPNPNVTILAKIECQNPGGSIKDRVAAAMIQAAEDSGELTKDKIIIEATSGNTGVGLAMVAAIKGYRIKLLMPETASEERKMIMAAYGAELELTPGHLSTDGAIEQAYRYAREEPGTYVLMDQFNNPASIDAHYNGTGLEIWNQTNGSVTHCVMTLGTSGTAMGIAKRLHEMGDVHVAAVEPYAGHKIQGLKNMLESYPPGIYDKNNLDEILHIDDDAAFENCRRLAREEGIFAGMSSGAAIGGALQLAERLDSGLIVTVFPDSGERYLSTHLYRPQPGSGMTIFDMASNQDKMLSTGAGFGLYCMGPNLDNLDGLDSWRRVVLLDVLTRHLASRGTALDAAVGLTDMDDRTLAAAREGNVSREAFAEEMRDNVLQRAREMGIADTIAFPLSSASNEGSLELCRKLMGKGLAYEKLRSVYFDVFRDKRYGEIGTVDMDKVSGGRTVDLNAYVKDNPLDFTLLKRATLLDLKRGEVLETQWGNVRPSWFLQHAATALDALPRIDVMIGSDKHRFPHLENLRAIWSTAGRELQVWMVAQQATDTEEGNLTTVAESLGGYRAARLWLLSVASRKPLCASAETLSMWARNWRKVQEGAATLTLALDAKGDIISPDVEQAVFDLKAGFKTAMDDGLKFHHFWPVLFRFTKQVNGWAADGSLTGAAAKSCHEELTAIDTVLGILDPTQMPIPLSDLPDEVQGMVADRQKAREAKDFAMSDELRDQIAEAGFRVEDTGGVPRVFNA